The stretch of DNA ATGCCGAGCTGGTGAGCTACAACCGTATACAGGTCGACCCAGAGCGCAGCCGCCTCTCGCTCCGATTTCCAAAACGTATCATCCTGCCAATATCGCTCTTCGTAGTACCTATCGCCCGCACCAATCGCCGTTTTAAGCTCGTCAAAGGGGACTGCGTAGCCGCTCCGGGCAAAAACTTCGGCGCAGACGTCCTCAACCGATGGATAGGGCGTCAGCAGCGTATTGCCGGCGTCAAAAAAGACCGCTTTATATTTCACGATTGCATAATCCTTTTATTTCGATTTAAGCTCGCTCTCAAGGCGATCCATCGCTACACGAAGCTCATGCTGGCGAACGGTCGTGGTGAGATCGCCGCGCGTCTTCTCCAAAACCGAGCGAGCAAGATCAGTATTGCGGCGAAGCCCCGGCGTAAGCGCATCCGGATAGTCGAAAGAGTTTAAGAAGTAATATACGTCATCCATGATTGTTAGAAAGTGCTCGCCTTCGGTCAGTTTCCCTTGCCGTATAATATCGAGAATATGCCGGCGCAGCTCGCCCATCGCTTCGCCAAGCCCGGCGAGATAGGGCGGATAACCTACGCCGATTTCATCCGGATCGGGTAGCGGCCTACCGGCAACCAGGGCGTATGTCGCCATGCCCTCGCTATACTCCTTTTCCGCATCCTGCAGATACCCGGCAAAATAGATCTCGGGGTAGCTCTTAAGCGCTTCTTGTGCCTGTACGAGCGATTGTTTGGCCTCCGCTAAATGCTGCTGCGCCTCATCGAATTTTTCGCGGTGAATCGACCGGATTGCGACGCTGCACGACCGGATAACTTGCCTGGCCTTAGGAAGCGCAATTTCGCGCGCTTTATGTTTTGCGTCAAGGCTCTGCCGTATCTTTCCGCCTATACCCTCGAGTTCCATATCAGTCCCTTTCCTTTCGCCGAAGCCTACTACTGCACCTGTCGCAGACCGCTCTTCTCTTTAATCTTATCCACAAGTTCTTCTAGTTCATCAATGGAGAACATATAGGCCTCATTACAGAAGTTGCAGCGAAGCTCGATCGGCTCACCATCATCTATCATTTCTCTGAGCTCTTTTACGCCAAGAGCAATGAGCGTACGTTCGGCGCGCTCATGCGAACACCCGCATGAAAATAAGATATCACGGCGCTCTTTAACCTGCATATCGAGGCCATCAAGAATACGTGCGAGAATATCCTCGGCGCTATACCCCATATTAACCATATCGCTTACCGGCAGGGCGTGCGAGATGTTTTCCTCGATTTTTGCGACAACCCAATCGGGGGCTCCCACCAACGGCTGCACGAAATATCCGCCCGCGGCTGCAACCGAGTTATCCGGCACAACCAGCACACCTAAGCCTACAGCGGACGGCTGCTGCTCACTTGAGGCAAAGTAATGGGTAAACTCATCGCCGATTTCACCGGTTACCAGCTCGATGATGCCCCGGTACGGCTCCCGTAAACCCATGTCTTTTATAACGGAAAACGTCCCGTGGGTACCGACAGCACCGCCCACATCGAGTTTGCCGCGCTTTGACGGCAAGTGGACGTGCGGCCTGAGAACATAACCGCGAACGCCACCCTGGGCATCCGCATCGCCGGTTACCTCACGAAGCGGACCGTCGCCTTTTACCTGGACCGTAACTTTCTGGCGGTCTTTTAACATATTAGCAATAAGCGCTGCTCCCGTCATCACTCGTCCAAGAGCGGCTGTGGCCGTCGGGTAGGTATCCTGGCGGCGGCGCGCCTCATCAACCGTATTTGTTGTAACAGCTGCGATCGCCCGCACCATCGCATCGGCGGCAACCACACGTACTAAATGATCCTGCATATGTAAACCAATCCTATCTATATAAAAATCCTATCCGCAAAAATCTTACTTTGCAAAACGGCTAATAGCGCACGCTATTAGCCTCAACGTCAAATATTTTTGTGCCCGCACCCGTCCAGAACTATACTGGTCGCAGTAGGCTTGTTAACTCCCAAACCGGGTTATGCCGCAGTTAATGCCGTACTGAAAACCCGGTAAACCGGTTGCACGGCTCGCGCCACTCAACGATAACGTTATCAACCGCTGCGTGTGCCGGCCCCTGCCGACTCCAGTCGATGAGGTTCGAAACCGCCGGCTCATCGCCTTCGGCAATCGCTTCGACATTGCCTGAATCGAGGTTGCGCACCCATCCCTTTACGCCGAAAACATCCGCCATTTCCTTCATGCTCTGGCGAAAGTAGACGCCCTGGACACGGCCCTCGATCGTTAAGTGCGCACAACGCTCAGTCAAAACAACCACTCCTGCTATATAAAAAATGAGGCTGGAAGATACAACCCCCAGCCTGCAATAATTATCGCCACCGTCTTCAGTCGGTCCGAAGCGCCGCGTCCAAGAACGGTTCGATATAGGGGCGCTGCTGCTCGTGCATAGACTCGCTTAGCAAAACCAGAGCGATATAGCGCGGCTCGAATGGTGTCGTTTTCGGATACATCCGAACCTCGTACGGCAGTTTGTCGCCCTTTTTGTGGTTGCAAGTCGAGCACGCGGTCGTAACGTTATCCCACGTGTCGGCACCACCTTTCGACACAGGCTTAACATGCTCTCTCGTCAGACGCTCTTTCTTCTTCAAGTCACGCTTGTGCCTGCCGCAATACTGGCAGGCATAGTTATCGCGCGCGAATAGAACAGCGTTGCTGACGACAGAGCGAAACCGTCGCGGGATTTCCACATAATGCACCAGACGGATGACAAGAGGATACGGATACTCCTGTTTCTCGGTTCGTATACGCTTGCTTACATGCGTCTCGACAATCTCCGCCTTCTCCTTGAGCACAAGGATGAGCGCCCGCGTTACCGGTACAAATGTGAGAGGCTCGGTGCTTGCGTTTAAAATTAACGTCTGAGTCATACTTACCACGGCCATCCGGCCACCAGGGTTTAATGCTATATATATTATACCAGAATATGCAATATTAGCACTTCGGTAAACGCACTAAATCTTCGCAATATCCTTAGCTTGCTTACGTACATTCCCTAGTCAAGAGAGCCGATTGCCTGCACTTCATAAATCTTACATCTGTAAGTGCCGCCTGTTTTTGCGAGCTGATTAATCCAAATGAGGTAGTACCGGTAATTCTTAGCTTTGATTGTTAGCTTCATGTTGCTTTCCGCATTATCGAACTGTTTGATCGTATCCCAGGCTAGGATATCGTTTGATCCTTTAATCTCGCCGGCCCAATGGCCTGATGAGCGTATATCCAACTCTTTTAGGCTAACGATAGCGCCGTAATCAATATATACCCCAGTGCCGCCTTTTTGATTGTTAAACGATGCCGATTTATAGCTTTCAGTCGACCATGCGGTTGTGGGATTGCCATCGAAGATATTCGCCAGCTGCGACGGGTTTTCGTCGCCGTTGCCGTTGGGATCGTAATCGGTTACCTCAACGGGGTTGAGTACGCCGAGCTTTTCACCCTGAACGGCCGTTGTCGGCACTACGGCTACAGCGCTTACATCCTGCTTGATCATATCCTCCGGTTCAATTGCCACATTTTCCAGAGCGCGCAGCCCAAAACCGATACAGCCGATAACGCTCACCGCGATGAGCGTTTTCGCAAAAGGCGTAAGCTTTTTCTTGCGCGCGCCTCGCCGCTTTGATTGCTCACTGCGCCGATTCGAGCGCTCCAGGTCGTGCCGCTCGCGCCGGGTTAACGGAATCGGCTCTTCGCCCCACTCCGGTGTGATTTCAATGACCCGTCGTTTGCGCTCTCTAATTTTTTCACTGCGCGACTGGGGCGGCATTGTCGCCATAAGATCGAGCTTCTCAGGCGAATCCCAGTACGAGAGATCGTCAAGCAGCTTGTTAATATCCTGGTACCGTTCATCCGGGTCTTTTCGAAGCAGGCGCTCGATAATAACTTCAAGCGTAAATGGAATATGCGGATTGATGCTGCATGGGTGCGGTGGTGTTTCCGAAATATGCTTGCCCGCAACCTCAACCGATGATGAGCCTTCAAACAGGGCTTGCCCGGTTACCATCTCAAAGAGGATGACCCCGAGCGAGTACATGTCTGAGCGGTGGTCGGCTTGCAGGCCTCTCGCCTGCTCGGGAGAAAGATACCGCGCCGTCCCCAATACTTTGCCGGTCTGCGTTAAGCCCGGCATCATCAGCGCCCGGGCAATACCAAAGTCGGTGACTTTAACCATGCCATCTTCCGAAATCAGGATGTTTTGCGGCTTGATGTCGCGGTGGATAATTCGCCTGCTATGCGCTATCGCCAGCGCTTCCGTTACCTGCTTGACGATATGCACGGCCTCGTGAACCGTCAGGGGCGCCCGCTCGTCGATGATTTGCTTGAGTGTCTTACCCTTCACGAATTCCATCACGATATAATATGATGTTTCAGTATTACCGGTATCATAGATTGTCGTGATGTTGGGATGGATGAGGCTTGCGGCGCTATAGGCTTCCCGCCTGAAACGCTCGATGAAGTGAGCGTTCGTCGTAAACTGATTATGCAATATTTTCACGGCCACAGGGCGTTGCAGAACCGCATCGAACGCTTTATACACGTACGCCATTCCACCACGACCGATCACCGTATCGATCTTATAGCGGCCTTTTATTATTTGTCCTTGCATGTCGTCCTTTATCGCTTCGTCTTCTGCTGCGGTGCTATGCCACCAAGAACAATGATGGGGGCGGCTGAACCGCCTCCTTGAACACTTAAACCATTTTACACTTACCTACCCCCGAGTGGAACGCGTTGATGTAACATTCTTGATACAACGCCGCCCGTTCGGGAATAAACCCATGTGATAAGCCCGAGTTGGAGGTGGAGAATGCAAGAAAGATCCTTTTTGCAGGAAGAGATTGAAGAGAGGCTTGCGCTCGATCCGCGCGTTAATAACCCTATTAAGGTTGAGGTGAATGAGCGGCATGTGCGTTTAAGCGGTGTCGTCGATACGTTAGAAGAGCGGGAGGCCGCAGAAGAGATTTCACGCTCATTCGGCCCGGTACAGCTGGACAGCGATATCGCCATTGAGGCAAATCAGGTGATCGAAGACCCAGACGTGCTCGCCGCCGCCCGGCAAGCCCTGGCGGAAAATCCGGATCTCGCCCACGATGTAGGTGTAGAACGGGTTGTCAACGGGGTGGCGTACTTGCGCGGCCAAAGCGAGAGCGTGGCTGAAATCTCGAAAGCGGCCGACATTGTCGCCCATGCGGCCGGCGTAAAAGACGTGGTATCCGAAGTACGCATTAAGACGAGCGTCCCTATTACGGATGTCGACCTACACAATGAGGTTGTACAGGGCTTACACCACGAGATGCCGCTTCAGGCCGAGTTTATCGATGTTAAGGTAAAAGACGGCACGGTGGTGCTTGACGGTAATGTGAGCACGATGGAACAGAAAGCGCGCGCCGGTGCGATAGCAAAAAGCATGCCGGGCGCTGTAAAAGTTATTAATGACATAACTGCCGGCACAGCAACAAACGATATCGACCAGGCGATCGAAAACGAAGTGCTAAAAGCGCTCGAAATTAGCCACATCAACATGCGGGACGCGCGCGTATCCGTTCTGGATGGTGTGGTTCACCTGGACGGCACCGTCGATACAATCAAGCAGCGCGGCCGGGCTCGAGAGATCGCCGAGGCGGTACCGGGCGTACGCACCGTACAAAACGATCTGGCCATCGGGTTTCATATCGAGCCGAAAGCCGGATAGCGCTCTATTCCCGATGCTTCGTACACACATCGATGAAGTTCTCGATGAGGGCGATATTAGGCGCGTTTTCAAATGCGTCTTTGTCGTCCCAGGCGGCAACGGGGTCGGCGAAATACGCGTTGATGCCAAACCGAATCTCGGGGTGAAACTGCACCGACCATATCGGCAGTTCATCGTGCACCATGGCCTGAACCGCACAGTAATCCGATGTCGCGATGAGCGAAAAGCCATGCGGAACAGCCATAACACAGTCCTGATGGTAAGCGGGCGACCGCCAGCATTCGGGAAGCCCACGGAATAAAGGATTGCTTCTCACCTGCTCGATTTTAGCAAAACCGATGTGCTTCTCGCCGCGCGCAACCTCAGCTCCAAATGCCTTACCTATAAGCTGATGACCGAAACAAATCCCAAGAACGGGTAGAGCGGCGGTTGCGGCACTCCTAACAAAGGCGGTTTCCTCGGCGATCCAAGGCCTTGCATCATTTACCGATGGCAGCCCGCCCCCTACAATCACGCCGCATACTTCACCCGGTATCGGCCGGGCGAACCCTGTGCCGGGCTCAAATACAATGCTGTCTATTCTTTCCTCGATAAGCCGCTGCATTACCGCAGATAGGTTTTGTTCCTCGGGTACATCGTCATTCTCAAGTATTAAGATACGTCTGTTCATCGTCCCTCCAGTTTGGAGAATTATACTTCTTCACCCCATCTGTGACAAGCCGACTTGCGGCCTTTCAGGTACACCCAACCCATACACGCCGGTTTTTTGTCCCGGGAAAGTGGGTATAAAAAGCTGGGCTACTTGCCTACCTAGAGAGAGAAGGTTTGCTTGCATGATTTGAAGTTTAACATGGAATCCATCACAACGATGAATACCGCAGCGGAGGAATTCCGGGACAATATTTGGATGATAGTCGAGAGCTGGATGGAACAGCTTGCCGGTCGTGACGGTGATTATAGCTGGAAGCGGCTTCCGGAGACGCAATTGATTGATAACTTGCCGACGCTTCTTAGAGGTATATCAAAAGTTATCGAAAACCCCGGGCGCATCACCGATTTTGAACCGGACGGCATCATCAATAATGTCGCGACCGAGCTGGGAAAAAACCGTCGCCAGTACAACTACAAAGCATCTGAGGTGCTTTACGAGCAAGAGCTTTTGAGAGATATCATCTGGCAGTTCTGCCAGAAGAACGTCACTGCCCCTGATTTTTACGAACTTGAGCAGAGAATAAACCGGCCGCTCAGCAAACTTACGTCGACAATTACCGACAGCTATATCGCTATGTACAAAGCCGAGCTTAAGTACCTGGCACGTTACGATAAGCTAACCGGATTCTTAAATTATGAATCCTTTAAACAAGCGATTGGTGGGGAATTGAAGCGGTCGAGACGATACAGGCATCAATGTACGCTCATTCTGGTGGATATCGATGGTTTTTCCGACTATGCCGAGATCTACGGACATGACGAGAGCAATAGTCTCATTCAATCGATGGCGGAGGTTATATCGCACGTGATACGAAATGTCGATATACCAGTACGCTATAGCACGGATGAATTCGCTATTTTACTCCCCGAGACACCGAAAAAGCAGGCACGAAAGGTCGCAGAACGCCTGCGAAAAGTGGTTAAAACCGAGACCAGGCACTTGGCTGAAGTGCGCGGGATTCTTAAGACCGCGGTAACCGTGAGCGCGGGGCTTGCGACATATCCGAAAGACGCCGAAACCGCCGACGGGATAATCAGTCTTGCCGATGAAGCGCTCGATGAAGCCAAGAAGTCCGGCAGCGATATTGTTATGTGGAAGTAGACGAGCAATTAACGGCTTTACTGGAACCGCGAGCGGGCTTATTAATTTTGGGCAAGCTTATCTTTTGCTTTGCGTGCAATATCGTTTTCAAGCGAAAGCATCTTTTGCACGAGGCCTGCTCGCGCGCCCGGACGTCCTACGATCAGCCTGGTATTGTGGGTTTCCCCGGCGAGCCATTTTTTCTTATATGGCTCATGCCCGCGTAAGAAATCAAACCGCTTGCAACCGGCGGCAATTGCGTCTTCCATCGCCTTTGCAATGAGAACCGTGGATACGCTCATCGCCCCCAACTCGGGCTCGAAGCCGCCGAGGTAATAATAAAAAGTGTCATTGAACGAAAATCCATAAAGAGTTGCGATCGCGATGCCGTTGAGTTCCATTACATAGAGGCGCAGACAGTTGCTCTCGCAGAGCGCCGTCGCAACTTCGGTATGAAATTTTCTAAATTTGGGGCTCATATATGCACCGGGTTTTTTCTTGCTAACAAAGCGCTTCCGGTGAAGCTTAAGAAATGTGCTCATATCATCTACGACCGCTTCGGGCTCGCTCAGGCGAAATGTGACTTCGTAATCACGCGCAAGGCGGCGACCGTAGTACTGCACATTCGAGCGGAACTTCTTGCTCAAACATGCCAAGTAATCGTCCCAACTCTCGGGAAGCTCAAGGCTGTATGTGGGGTCGTGCTCCATCCGCTGGCAGGAATACCCGGCAGCACGCACTCGAGATTCCATAGTACTGGCAAGATCATCGGAGGGCATCTGATGCAAATCGATTGCATCCCAGCCTGCAGCGTCGAGTAGAAATTCGTTGAGTGCTGCTATAACGTCGGGGCGGCGGTTCTCAATAATAAAATCGAGGTAATCTGCGCCGTTGGTGCCTATCAAGGCAAGGGTTTTAATCGGTATTCCCAGATAGGAGGATGATAGATAAAGCGGCGCTATGCCTATGAGCGCACCGTCATCGCGAGCAGTAAGAAGCCATAGTTTCTTGCCGCGCCGGTTTGCATTCCACCAATGCCACGACCACTCCCATGTCTGAAAGATGGAATGTCCGGGGCTTCGGGCTATGTGGTTCCACTCGTTTCTAAGAGCCTTAAACTTATCCAGACCTGTTACTACATCTACTGCTAGCAAGCATTACCTCCATGAAGTGCGGCGATTATTTGGCGCTGGCGATTATCTGTGCTTTAATAATTCTCTCTTTTAACTCGTCCTCGTCTTTTACGCCATGCACGTCGACATCGAGGTCCATCATAGCCATAACACATGCCCGCACAATCGCGGTATTAGCGAGTTTTCTACCGCCTGATACCTTGGATTTTATACTCACCGATTCGAGGTACGCGAACATCTCTTCCGGCATAGTAATTGGAACGCGAAGATAGTTTTCTTTTCCCATATAGCGCCTCCTGTGATTGCCATAGTAGCGACAGCTGCTATTATATGCTTATCTGTCCTTATCATTATAAGCGCATTGGCACAGATATGGCAATTGTTGGAATACTAATACTATATGAGAAGGCTAACCCTTTATGGCTGAAGAACCGCGGCTTCAGCTTCTGCGCGGCTGGCATACATCGCAATACCGGACTCACCGAATATGCCCAGGTGACGGAATTTCTGCATGAGGTAATTATTGTCGCTTAGTAAGACCGCCATGCGGATATCCGCATCCTTAAACTGCGCATAACATGACAGGAAAAGGCCGATACCTGAGCTATCCATGAATGTTATCTCGGTAACATCGACGATAAGACCTTTGGGATTATCGGCAAGTACTCCTTGTAAATAATCCCTCACCCTCTCCTTCTCTGAGAGGTCAAGCTCACCGGCAAAAGCTAAAACCTGCATATCTAAGCGGTCATTCTTGCGTAAGTTGATTTCGAGCATTCACACCACCATCAAAAGCGACTGCGAAAAGTGCTACGGTCCTTGTTTATACCCCGGTTTACACACTTTGAAACGCGCTTTGTTAATATTTTTAGGACTGATTGTAGTACGGCCGAGCAGAACCAAAAACAAGGCCTGGTAAACGCCACACTAAAGGTGAAAAGTTAATCCAAAAATAGTGCTGGTAAACATCACTCCTTAAGGGTGATAATAGCGCAATTGCAAGCATTTTTAAAGCTATGCGCAGAATCGCATGCCTTGGGCCAGTAGCTTAGTGAGTTTGTCTGCCGGAAGGGGTCGGCTGAAGATATAGCCCTGTATCTCGTCACATTTAAGAGAACGCAAGAACTCGAGTTGTTCCGCAGTTTCTACCCCTTCAGATGTTACCTTTAACGAGAGGTTTTGCACCATCGCAATAATCGCCGTAACAATGGCGGCATCGTTTGGGTCTTCCAACAATGTGCGCTCAACCATATCGGTCAGATACTGCTGGCTAAATTGACGTGCTGACAGATTGACCGATACTCTAAATGGTTCGAAACCGGCGTCTTGCCATTCCTTATTCTGACGGCACGCCATAAGATAGGCTAAATATCGAAACAAATACGGGGCAAAAAGAAAATATCGCAGTATGTGGCATTATTCTGTTTTTATATCTAATTCCTAGGTATCGGTATGCGGTTTTTGTAGCGCCTTTCTGCAAATCGTAAGAGATTATGCTTGATTGTTGGTCGAAATAAGCCGAAATAAAAGAAAGATATAAGAGGAGAGGCGATTATGGTTAATATTGAGTTAGCAAAGCCATTTGTCCGGGCAGCATACGATTTTCTTAATATGGAGCTGGGCATACCGGTTAAACAAGGCCCGCCATCAACTACGGCTACACAAGGTACTACTCAAGAGATTAATATCTTAGTCGGGGTTACCGGTGCGGTAAGAGGTCAGATTATTTACGGTATGTCGGCCGCGACCGCTAAAAGCATTGCTTCGATGATGCTCGCCCATCCTATTCAAGGGCTCGATCGTAATGCGCAAAGCGCCCTCTGCGAGCTTGGAAATATGGTATCCGGCATGGGTATCTCGCAGTTCGACCAGCAACACGCCGATGTCGCCTTAACACCGCCGAGCCTCATAGCAGGCAAGAACATCTTTATCTCCGTCCTTAAGCTCGGTTGCTTCCACATCTCCTTCGTTACCGAAACCGGCAACATCGATGTGACGATTGCACTCGAAGAGCATGCAATGCCGCCTCAAACGGTGGCTGTGTAATACATCACGTCGGCATAATAATCGTGTAATTGGTGTAAGCAAATTTAATTAGCAGTTAACAAGTATTAAGAAGTTAGGAAGCACTGCTGTCTTGCGTGACCTTCATAACCGCTTCGAGCGAGGTTTTCCCCTGGATAACTTTTGCAATTCCAGCGTCGCGAAGTGTCCTGAAACCTTGTTTGACAGCGATCTCACGGATTTTAGCGGTGGCTGCCCGCTGCATGATAAGCTCTTTTATCTCATCGTTGACTTCAAGGATTTCGAAAATCGCTTCTCGACCCTTATAGCCTACGCCACGGCATTCGCTACAACCCCGCGGTTTGTAAAAATTAATATTGCTATCGGTAGGCAACCCTAAATCCGCTAAGAGTTCGGGCACCGGAGCGTACGGCTCTTTACATGCCGGACATAGCAGACGGACTAAGCGCTGTGAAATGATTCCAAGAATCGCGGTTGCAGCAAGAAACGGCTGAATGCCCATTTCGATAAAGCGCGCCGGGGTTGAGGGCGCATCGTTTGTGTGAATCGTTGACAAAACCAGGTGACCTGAGAGCGCGGAATGGATAGCGATCTCGGCTGTTTCCTCATCTCGAATCTCGCCAACCATGATAACGTCGGGGTCCTGGCGAAGCACCGAGCGCAAGCCGGTTGCAAACGTAACACCGGCTTTCGGATTAACCTGAATCTGGTTGATCATATCAAACGTATACTCGACTGGGTCCTCAATCGTAATAATATTTTTCTCAACCGTCGACAGGGTGTTTAATGCCGTATACAGCGTCGTCGTCTTACCGCTACCCGTCGGGCCGGCAACGAGAATCATGCCGTACGAGGCGTTGATCATCCGGCGGTACTTATGCAGGTCTTGCTTATCAAAACCGAGCCGTTCCTCGTCGACACAGACCGCCTTTTTCTCGAGCAAACGTAGAACAACCTTCTCGCCGAAGACCGTAGGGACCGTCGAGACTCGAAGGTCGATTCTATGGCCGCCGGCCTTGAAGCCGAACCGGCCGTCTTGCGGTGCACGCTTCTCTGATATATCGAGATCGGAAAGCACCTTAAGCCTGGATACGACTGCCGGATGAAGCGACTTAGGCGCGGTTGCTATCTGGTGCAGGATGCCGTCAACCCTGATACGAACCCGCAGTTCCTTCTCCCCCATCTCTACATGGATATCGCTGGCATGGTCCGTTAACGCTTGCTTGAGTATCATATCGATAAACCGCACGGCGTCACTTTCGGGGCCTCCCGGTACACCTTGCTCGTTGAGTTCAGTAGTATTGGCGGCCGCTTCGTTCTTTTCGCCTTGCATCCAGTAGTATTTATCGAGCGCCTTTTGGATGCTCTTCTCTGTAGCTACAACAGGGATAAGCTGGCAGCGAGTGATGCTAGCCGCATCATCCATCGCAAACACATCAAGCGGATCGGCCGTAGCCAGTGTAACGAAGTTATCGACTTTAGCAATCGCGAGAATCTTGTACTTGCGTGCGATCGCTTCGGGGATGAGCTGGACAACCTTTTCATCCGCTTTCGTTTGGTCGAGATCGACAAATGGGATGCCAAGTTGCTTTCCAATAAACTCGATAAGGGTTTCTTCGCTTACAAAGCCAAGCTGACGCAACACGTCCCCGAGGCGTCCACCGATTTTTTTCTGCTTAAACAGAGCCTCTTCGAGCTGCGCTTGTGTTATTACACCAGCATGTACTAACAGCTCTCCGAGCCTTATTCTTTTCGATGGGTCTTTTAAGGGCTGCGTCACATTGCTACCTCTTTGTCCGGAACAAATTCGTTACTACACTATATCGACGAGTTCCGGCTTATTTTAATAGTAATTTGCAAAGTTGCAACCGGTCCACGTTTATAGCAGACGCTCCAATTGGGTATAACTAGCTATCGAGGATATCTCTTGCTGAACATTCAAAGTGCAATGGCTTGCAGAGCAATTACTGACTAAAATTACTAAACTTTATGATAAGTAATAACTATGCCTCCTGTTCACAGGTTACAGAACCCAATATAGACCGATTTGGTGAGTTGACCTAGGGCAACATTACTGGTAAACTAAAGAGATATATGGTAGCTTTTCGCACGCTTTATAAAACAAGGGTTTTAATAGTTTCCACACTTACGCTTCTACTTCTCGCGCCTACAGCGTTCGCCTCACAACTGGATAACCAGCGGGCGAAGCTAGAGAGCTTAAACGCTCAAATAAAAGCGACCGAAGCGAAGCAAAATAATGCCGCAAAACGGCAAGCGCACGTTCTCCGGCAAATCCAAACAAGCAACCAGAAAATGGTCAACGTACAAAGACAGCTCAACACCCTGCAGACGCAGCTCAACACGATGATCGCGAAAAAACATGACATTGACGCAGAACTAAAAGCTACGCAAGAGAAGCTGGACCAAACAGAAGCAGAACTCGCCGATGCGCAGGCGCGGCTTGTATTAAAACGGCAGGTATACAATAAGCGGCTGATCAATGCCTATAAAACCAAGAACCTTAGTATTGTTTCGGTAATTCTAGGGTCACAGAACTTCAGCGACCTTATGGATCGCATGACGTTTGTCGGCTTGATCGCCCAGTCGGATAGCAGGAACGTCTTTACTATAAAGCAGCTCACCGCAAAAATCTCTGGCGAGATCGCCCAGGTGACCGCTACAAAGAATGCGGTGAACAAGCAGCGCGGATTACTCCTTGCCGAGGAACAACGCATCAGCGGTAAAAAATCCCGCATAATTGTGGCACAGAAACAGCTCGTCGTCGAGACACGTAATCAGCAAAAACTGTACGCTCAGATTCAAAAAGAGAAAAAACTGCTAGCGCAGGCCGCTAGCAGCCTTAAAGCCAGCTCAAGCGTAGTCGCCGGTCAAATCGGCACTCTTGAGAACCAGTTGGCTACCGGTAGCATAAGCAGAGGCGGTATGGCTAAGGCCGCCAATCTGGCTGACTTAACGGCGATAGCTACGCAAGCCGCGAACAAATACGGCATCCCAACCAAATTGTTCTTTGCGCTCATCAGGCAAGAATCAGGTTGGAACTACAGGGCGGCATCGTCAGCGAGTGCGGTAGGTCTTACCCAGATAATGCCGTTCAACGTCACAGCAATGGGCTATAATCTGGAGAGCTTTAAGAATTCACCCAGCGACCAACTCGAGGCGGGCGCATACTACTTAAGCATGCA from Candidatus Aquicultor sp. encodes:
- a CDS encoding transglycosylase SLT domain-containing protein is translated as MVAFRTLYKTRVLIVSTLTLLLLAPTAFASQLDNQRAKLESLNAQIKATEAKQNNAAKRQAHVLRQIQTSNQKMVNVQRQLNTLQTQLNTMIAKKHDIDAELKATQEKLDQTEAELADAQARLVLKRQVYNKRLINAYKTKNLSIVSVILGSQNFSDLMDRMTFVGLIAQSDSRNVFTIKQLTAKISGEIAQVTATKNAVNKQRGLLLAEEQRISGKKSRIIVAQKQLVVETRNQQKLYAQIQKEKKLLAQAASSLKASSSVVAGQIGTLENQLATGSISRGGMAKAANLADLTAIATQAANKYGIPTKLFFALIRQESGWNYRAASSASAVGLTQIMPFNVTAMGYNLESFKNSPSDQLEAGAYYLSMQYKTFNRWDYALAAYNAGAGAVMMYGGIPPYSETRNYVRNIMSMAGM